The following proteins come from a genomic window of bacterium:
- a CDS encoding heme exporter protein CcmB has product MSGFAQFRAVLGADLRREARTGEALAPMLLFALVVLLVAGFAFNLPEMGPDDRRRVAPGIVWIAVAFATLVGQARALIADREEERWNGLLLAPIDRSLLFAAKWLFGFLLGAALELLLVPLAAALFSLDLSGGRAPQLAAVLALCTAGLAALGTLLGAVVARLGRGEALLAILVLPAAAPLLIAGVAASGAVLAGQGLAGAAPWPEVALGATAVYGAAGAILFESVIVD; this is encoded by the coding sequence ATGAGCGGGTTCGCGCAGTTCCGCGCGGTGCTCGGGGCCGACCTGCGGCGCGAGGCGCGCACCGGCGAGGCGCTGGCGCCGATGCTCCTCTTCGCGCTGGTCGTGCTGCTCGTCGCCGGCTTCGCCTTCAACCTGCCGGAGATGGGCCCCGACGACCGGCGGCGCGTCGCCCCCGGCATCGTCTGGATCGCCGTCGCCTTCGCCACGCTCGTCGGCCAGGCGCGCGCGCTGATCGCCGACCGCGAGGAGGAGCGCTGGAACGGCCTGCTCCTCGCGCCGATCGACCGCTCGCTCCTCTTCGCCGCGAAGTGGCTCTTCGGCTTCCTGCTCGGCGCCGCGCTCGAGCTGCTGCTCGTGCCGCTCGCCGCCGCCCTCTTCTCGCTCGACCTCTCCGGCGGCCGCGCCCCGCAGCTCGCCGCGGTGCTCGCCCTCTGCACCGCCGGCCTCGCCGCGCTCGGCACGCTGCTCGGCGCCGTCGTCGCGCGCCTCGGCCGCGGCGAGGCGCTCTTGGCGATCCTCGTCCTCCCCGCCGCCGCGCCGCTGCTGATCGCCGGCGTCGCGGCGAGCGGCGCGGTCCTCGCCGGACAGGGGCTGGCCGGCGCCGCGCCGTGGCCCGAGGTCGCCCTCGGCGCGACGGCCGTCTACGGCGCGGCCGGCGCGATCTTGTTCGAATCGGTGATCGTGGATTAG
- a CDS encoding ABC transporter ATP-binding protein: MTAPAGLPLRFARVSRRFGAVVALDDVTLDVAAGESLLLLGANGAGKSTLLKIAAGLARPSSGAVEIGGTRAGRGAERALVGYLGHKTFLHDYLTAKENLVFYARLYGVSADEADARAERWLETVGLARAADRQVRGFSRGMMQRLALARAFVHEPRLLLFDEPDAGLDADGRARLFAALDARRVAGTTVLHVSHHPEAALSHAGRVVALRAGRVVADGPAASRAPEDWLGAAAARAGGPR; this comes from the coding sequence ACCGCGCCCGCGGGGTTGCCGCTGCGCTTCGCGCGGGTCTCGCGCCGCTTCGGCGCCGTCGTCGCGCTCGACGACGTGACGCTCGACGTCGCGGCGGGCGAGTCGCTGCTGCTGCTCGGCGCGAACGGCGCGGGCAAGTCCACGCTGCTGAAGATCGCCGCCGGCCTCGCCCGCCCCAGCTCCGGCGCGGTCGAGATCGGCGGGACGCGCGCCGGGCGCGGCGCCGAGCGGGCGCTCGTCGGCTACCTCGGGCACAAGACGTTCCTGCACGACTACCTCACGGCCAAGGAGAACCTCGTCTTCTACGCGCGGCTCTACGGCGTCTCCGCCGACGAGGCGGACGCGCGGGCGGAGCGCTGGCTGGAGACGGTCGGCCTGGCGCGGGCCGCGGACCGGCAGGTGCGCGGCTTCTCGCGCGGGATGATGCAGCGGCTCGCCCTCGCCAGGGCGTTCGTCCACGAGCCGCGGCTGCTGCTGTTCGACGAGCCGGACGCGGGGCTCGACGCCGACGGACGGGCGCGCCTCTTCGCGGCGCTCGACGCGCGCCGCGTCGCGGGGACGACGGTCCTCCACGTCAGCCATCACCCCGAGGCGGCGCTGTCCCACGCGGGGCGGGTCGTCGCCCTGCGCGCCGGCCGCGTCGTCGCCGACGGCCCCGCCGCTTCGCGCGCGCCGGAGGACTGGCTCGGCGCCGCGGCCGCGCGCGCGGGAGGGCCGCGATGA
- a CDS encoding cytochrome c biogenesis protein: MTTRRARLAPWAYGAAVVAGAGLVLFGALVLAPTERTMGDVQRIFYFHVPSATNAALAFFAAAVAGAAYLATRRAASDAVNRAAVGTGLLFATIVLVTGPIWARPAWGAWWTWEPRLTTSLIAWLIYLGALLVRRVAADPEQGARLAAVVSIVGLLDLPIVYFSVNWWRGAHPMVFGPKGGGLAPGMGAAFALGMLGTTLLHAALFGLAWREARLADEVAALERRQDREREDALAEEIR, from the coding sequence ATGACCACACGAAGAGCGCGGCTCGCCCCTTGGGCCTACGGCGCCGCCGTTGTCGCGGGCGCCGGGCTGGTCCTGTTCGGCGCGCTCGTCCTCGCCCCCACCGAGAGGACGATGGGGGACGTGCAGCGGATCTTCTACTTCCACGTTCCCTCGGCGACGAACGCCGCCCTCGCCTTCTTCGCCGCGGCCGTCGCCGGCGCCGCGTACCTCGCCACGCGCCGCGCCGCGTCGGACGCCGTCAACCGCGCCGCCGTCGGCACCGGGCTGCTCTTCGCGACGATCGTCCTCGTCACCGGGCCGATCTGGGCGCGCCCGGCGTGGGGCGCGTGGTGGACGTGGGAGCCGCGCCTCACGACCTCGCTCATCGCCTGGCTGATCTACCTCGGCGCGCTGCTCGTGCGGCGCGTCGCCGCCGATCCCGAGCAGGGGGCGCGCCTCGCCGCGGTCGTCTCGATCGTCGGCCTGCTCGACCTGCCGATCGTCTACTTTTCCGTGAACTGGTGGCGCGGCGCCCACCCGATGGTCTTCGGCCCCAAGGGCGGCGGGCTCGCCCCCGGCATGGGGGCGGCGTTCGCGCTCGGGATGCTCGGGACGACGCTGCTCCACGCCGCGCTCTTCGGCCTCGCCTGGCGCGAGGCGCGGCTGGCCGACGAGGTCGCGGCGCTGGAGCGCCGCCAGGACCGCGAGCGCGAGGACGCCCTCGCCGAGGAGATCCGGTGA